A section of the Nerophis ophidion isolate RoL-2023_Sa linkage group LG16, RoL_Noph_v1.0, whole genome shotgun sequence genome encodes:
- the hmces gene encoding abasic site processing protein HMCES, with protein MCGRTACTLAPDEVSRACLYRNRGGQRRQPGWRDGDADKYRPSYNKSPQSMSPVLLSHRHFDKNAPADECVLAAMRWGLVPSWFKEDDPSKMQYSTNNCRSENILQKKSYKDPMLKGQRCVILADGFYEWKRKEKTKQPIFIYFPQTQRSAQEEKDDSLVKTSGLNAEAEEWTGWRLLTMAGLFDCWTPPAGGEPLYTYSVITVNASPNLQSIHDRMPAILAGEEEVRRWLDFGEVKSLDALKLLQSENILTFHPVSSLVNNSRNNSPECLQPVDLNQKKEPKQTASSQMMKNWLAGGSSKRKESDACGVEEDGGKETQAGALQQWLQGAKKKAKTQ; from the exons ATGTGTGGAAGGACCGCGTGTACACTGGCTCCTGACGAGGTGAGCCGGGCCTGCTTGTACAGAAACCGGGGCGGGCAGCGGAGACAACCCGGTTGGAGGGACGGAGATGCGGATAAATACCGACCCTCGTACAACAAGAGTCCCCAGTCCATGAGTCCCGTGCTGCTGTCACACAGACATTTTGACAAG AATGCTCCTGCAGATGAGTGTGTGTTAGCCGCCATGCGTTGGGGCCTGGTACCTTCCTGGTTTAAAGAGGACGACCCGAGCAAGATGCAGTACAGCACCAACAACTGCCGCAGTGAGAACATCCTGCAGAAGAAGTCCTACAAG GATCCAATGTTGAAAGGACAGCGCTGTGTCATCCTGGCTGACGGCTTCTACGAATGGAAGCGGAAGGAGAAAACCAAGCAGCCCATCTTCATCTACTTCCCTCAGACTCAGAGGTCCGCTCAGGAGGAGAAAGATGACAGCCTTGTCAAAACGTCGGGTTTGAACGCAGAG GCAGAAGAGTGGACAGGGTGGAGGCTGCTTACCATGGCGGGACTTTTTGACTGCTGGACACCTCCCGCTGGCGGGGAGCCTCTCTACACGTACAGCGTCATCACTGTCAACGCTTCGCCAAACCTGCAGAGCATCCATGATAG GATGCCGGCCATCTTGGCGGGAGAGGAGGAAGTGAGGAGATGGCTTGACTTCGGGGAGGTGAAGTCTTTGGATGCCCTGAAACTGCTCCAGTCTGAAAATATTTTGACCTTTCATCCCGTTTCATCGCTCGTCAATAACTCGCGCAACAACTCACCCGAGTGCCTCCAACCCGTGGACCTCAACCAGAAAAAG GAGCCAAAGCAGACAGCCAGCAGCCAGATGATGAAGAACTGGCTGGCAGGTGGATCTTCAAAGAGGAAGGAGTCGGATGCTTGTGGCGTTGAGGAAGACGGAGGAAAGGAGACACAGGCGGGAGCACTTCAGCAGTGGCTGCAGGGGGCTAAGAAGAAAGCAAAAACACAGTAG